One genomic window of Providencia hangzhouensis includes the following:
- a CDS encoding carbohydrate porin, which produces MKMLPLSAIVAAFVILFPLVGDAQTDLSRIEARLEALEKRAELAERRAEAAEQKAEKLERVMNMHETTKQPISTVVKEPISNTNVPRESEEKPTSGIQYHNDYGELKLYGDVEFNMDGASRQGQITSVRTALGKNNQPNKSDNWDINGRILIGVDGNHLKDNGNYAGFSVQPLADMTGKMNLDDAAFYFGQKDRWQVKLGRYEAYDMFPLGQDTFVQYSGNTANDLYSDGVGYIYMMKEGRGRSGDGGSVQLSHSLDDWYFEINALVEDGTALFDDSNYHGYQLDNKKNVIYLRPVVAWQPNDFKVAIAMESQVINNAYGDNVDGHWKDMSKRNGYGMTLGWNSVEKDSDNGVQLTFSTAYLDAIAETDLSLGGYALWRRAQLGYIYAHNNIKDFNAVNISTDPNSVLNNIPGKYDVHTLYASYELPQILAIDNYKIYLGAYYSKINADNPNLISHHDDERYGVRARFKYFF; this is translated from the coding sequence ATGAAGATGTTACCGTTATCTGCGATTGTAGCGGCTTTTGTCATCCTATTCCCTTTGGTGGGGGATGCTCAAACGGATTTAAGCCGTATTGAGGCAAGGCTGGAGGCGTTAGAGAAAAGAGCTGAGTTGGCAGAACGACGTGCCGAAGCTGCTGAACAGAAAGCAGAAAAGCTCGAACGAGTGATGAATATGCATGAAACTACCAAACAACCCATATCAACCGTTGTTAAGGAGCCTATTTCCAATACAAATGTACCAAGGGAGAGTGAAGAAAAACCAACATCTGGGATCCAATATCACAATGATTACGGTGAACTTAAGCTTTATGGCGATGTTGAGTTCAATATGGATGGGGCGAGTCGTCAGGGACAAATTACATCTGTCAGAACGGCCCTTGGGAAAAACAACCAACCAAATAAGAGTGATAATTGGGATATTAATGGACGGATCTTGATTGGGGTAGATGGTAATCATTTGAAAGATAATGGAAATTATGCAGGGTTTTCTGTGCAGCCGCTTGCGGATATGACAGGAAAAATGAACCTTGATGATGCCGCTTTTTATTTCGGGCAAAAGGATCGCTGGCAAGTAAAGCTCGGCCGTTACGAAGCTTATGATATGTTCCCATTAGGACAAGATACGTTTGTACAGTATTCAGGCAATACGGCGAATGATTTATACAGTGATGGGGTCGGTTATATTTATATGATGAAAGAAGGGCGGGGGCGTTCAGGTGATGGTGGTAGTGTGCAACTTTCCCACTCATTAGATGATTGGTATTTTGAAATTAACGCATTGGTTGAAGATGGTACCGCTTTATTCGATGATTCTAATTACCATGGTTATCAGCTAGATAATAAGAAAAATGTTATTTATTTAAGGCCTGTGGTGGCTTGGCAGCCGAATGATTTTAAAGTGGCTATTGCGATGGAATCCCAAGTTATCAACAATGCCTATGGGGATAACGTTGATGGTCATTGGAAGGATATGTCCAAACGTAATGGATATGGTATGACTTTAGGATGGAATAGCGTAGAAAAAGACTCAGATAATGGCGTGCAGCTAACATTCAGTACTGCATACCTAGATGCAATAGCAGAAACAGATTTATCGTTAGGTGGCTATGCCTTGTGGCGTCGCGCTCAACTAGGTTATATCTATGCGCATAATAATATTAAAGATTTTAATGCAGTAAATATTTCGACAGACCCTAATTCAGTGTTGAATAACATCCCAGGTAAATATGATGTTCATACTTTATATGCTTCTTATGAGTTACCTCAAATTTTAGCTATAGATAATTACAAAATTTATCTTGGTGCTTATTACTCTAAAATTAATGCAGATAACCCTAATTTGATTAGTCATCATGATGATGAACGCTATGGTGTTCGTGCTCGCTTCAAATATTTTTTCTAG
- the dcuC gene encoding anaerobic C4-dicarboxylate transporter DcuC produces the protein MIELLIGVIVAIGVGRYIIKGYSATGVLMTGGILLLIITAIMGKSILPGSVPTTGWRVTDILEYIKFLLMSRGGDLGMMIMVLCGFASYMTHIGANDVVVKIASKPLKMINSPYLLMVAAYIVACLMSLAVSSATGLGVLLMATLFPVMVNVGISRGAAAAICASPAAIILAPTSGDVILAAKAAEMPLIDFAFKTTLPISIAAIVAMSIAHFFWQRYLDRKENVTTEMLDVNEIKTHAPAFYAILPFTPIIGVLVFDGKWAPELHIVTIIVGCIILAAIIEFIRSFSAKHVYSGLEVCYKGMAEAFATVVMLLVAAGVFAQGLSTIGFIKGLIDLAQSFGSGAIVMMIALVVITMLAAMTTGSGNAPFYAFVELIPHLAKQMGVNPAYLVIPMLQASNLGRTLSPVSGVVVAVSGMAKISPFEVVKRTSIPVLVGLVVVVIATEILVPIYL, from the coding sequence ATGATTGAGCTCTTAATCGGCGTTATTGTCGCCATTGGAGTTGGGCGTTATATCATAAAAGGGTATTCCGCAACGGGTGTGTTAATGACAGGAGGGATTTTACTTCTAATCATTACCGCTATTATGGGCAAAAGTATTTTACCAGGTTCTGTTCCGACGACGGGGTGGCGTGTAACAGATATTCTGGAATACATAAAATTCCTATTAATGAGCCGAGGTGGCGACCTTGGTATGATGATCATGGTGTTATGTGGGTTTGCATCTTATATGACTCACATTGGGGCGAATGATGTTGTGGTGAAAATCGCCTCTAAGCCATTAAAAATGATCAACTCACCTTATTTGTTGATGGTTGCTGCTTATATTGTGGCATGTTTGATGTCACTGGCGGTATCTTCTGCGACAGGCCTCGGTGTATTACTGATGGCGACATTATTCCCTGTAATGGTGAATGTCGGGATCAGTCGTGGTGCAGCAGCAGCAATCTGTGCATCGCCAGCGGCAATTATTTTAGCGCCGACATCTGGTGATGTTATCTTAGCGGCAAAAGCGGCTGAAATGCCATTAATCGACTTTGCATTTAAAACGACCTTACCGATTTCTATCGCGGCAATTGTGGCAATGTCAATCGCTCACTTCTTTTGGCAGCGTTACCTCGACAGAAAAGAAAATGTCACGACTGAAATGTTAGATGTGAATGAAATTAAAACCCATGCTCCTGCTTTCTACGCTATTTTACCTTTTACGCCAATTATCGGTGTTTTAGTGTTTGATGGTAAATGGGCGCCTGAATTGCATATTGTTACCATTATTGTTGGCTGTATTATTTTGGCTGCAATCATTGAATTCATCCGTAGCTTCAGCGCTAAACATGTCTATAGTGGCTTAGAAGTTTGCTACAAAGGTATGGCAGAAGCATTTGCAACGGTCGTTATGTTATTAGTGGCGGCTGGGGTATTTGCTCAAGGTTTAAGTACCATTGGCTTTATTAAAGGGCTCATTGACCTTGCACAGTCATTCGGTTCTGGTGCAATTGTGATGATGATTGCACTGGTGGTGATTACGATGTTAGCTGCGATGACCACAGGTTCAGGGAATGCACCGTTCTATGCATTTGTTGAACTAATTCCTCATTTAGCAAAACAAATGGGGGTCAATCCTGCTTACTTAGTGATACCAATGCTACAAGCCTCTAACTTAGGGCGGACTTTATCGCCGGTATCAGGGGTTGTCGTGGCCGTATCTGGTATGGCAAAAATCTCTCCGTTCGAAGTCGTGAAAAGAACGTCAATCCCAGTATTAGTTGGATTGGTTGTGGTTGTAATTGCGACAGAAATATTAGTGCCTATATATCTATAA
- a CDS encoding aromatic amino acid transport family protein has protein sequence MSTIEKAVVTEDKPVSKWTYKDFTWVLSLFGTAVGAGVLFLPIKAGAGGFWPLVVLAIIATPMIWLAHKGLARFVLSSKNPNADITDTVEEHFGKVGANIITFAYFFAIYPIVLIYGVGITNTVDSFLVNQLGIDPLPRWLLSGVLIAAMTAGVVFGRDLMLKLTSLMVYPLVFILLALSLYLIPEWNMSMLEVAPDWSAMPVIVWMAIPLIVFSFNHSPIISQFTKDQRQQFGDNAVVKTDMITGGAALMLTGFVMFFVFSVVLSLSPAELAVAKEQNISVLSHIANINPSPILSYLGPIVAFAAIVSSYFGHFLGAHEGLVGLIKSRSSFSVKKIQMASMLFIVITTWIVTIRNPSILGMIETMGAPMIAAILFILPVVSMNIVPAMKKFSTSKLAQIFTFICGLASITSVIYGAFL, from the coding sequence ATGAGCACAATTGAAAAAGCAGTAGTTACAGAAGATAAACCTGTCAGTAAGTGGACTTATAAGGATTTCACTTGGGTACTTTCTTTATTTGGTACCGCCGTGGGGGCAGGCGTTTTATTCCTACCAATTAAAGCTGGTGCTGGGGGGTTTTGGCCATTAGTAGTATTAGCAATAATTGCAACGCCAATGATTTGGTTGGCTCATAAAGGGTTAGCTCGCTTTGTCTTATCCTCAAAAAATCCAAATGCCGATATTACCGATACGGTAGAAGAGCATTTTGGTAAAGTAGGCGCAAATATTATTACATTTGCCTATTTCTTTGCTATTTACCCTATCGTATTGATTTACGGTGTCGGTATCACGAATACTGTTGATTCATTCTTAGTAAATCAATTAGGAATAGACCCACTACCACGATGGTTATTGTCTGGAGTATTGATTGCTGCAATGACTGCTGGTGTGGTATTTGGTCGCGACCTTATGTTAAAGCTCACCTCCCTAATGGTTTATCCTTTGGTATTCATTTTGTTAGCTTTATCATTGTATCTAATCCCTGAGTGGAATATGTCCATGCTAGAGGTGGCTCCTGATTGGAGTGCAATGCCTGTGATTGTTTGGATGGCGATCCCACTTATCGTATTCTCATTTAACCATAGCCCAATCATCAGCCAATTTACTAAAGACCAACGTCAGCAGTTTGGTGATAATGCAGTGGTAAAAACGGATATGATTACTGGTGGTGCAGCATTGATGCTGACTGGTTTCGTGATGTTTTTCGTTTTCTCTGTGGTGTTATCACTAAGCCCAGCAGAGCTTGCCGTTGCGAAAGAACAAAATATCAGTGTGTTATCACATATTGCGAATATCAACCCATCGCCAATCCTATCTTATTTAGGGCCTATTGTTGCTTTCGCTGCGATTGTATCAAGTTACTTTGGTCACTTCTTAGGCGCTCACGAAGGTTTGGTTGGGTTAATTAAATCTCGCTCTTCTTTCTCTGTGAAGAAAATTCAAATGGCATCCATGTTATTTATTGTGATAACAACCTGGATTGTGACTATTCGTAACCCAAGTATTTTAGGCATGATTGAAACGATGGGGGCACCAATGATTGCCGCTATTCTATTCATTCTACCTGTTGTTTCGATGAATATTGTTCCTGCAATGAAGAAATTTAGCACTTCAAAATTGGCACAAATCTTTACTTTTATCTGTGGATTAGCGTCTATTACTTCGGTTATTTATGGTGCATTTTTATAG
- a CDS encoding bifunctional O-acetylhomoserine aminocarboxypropyltransferase/cysteine synthase, translated as MKLETLSIHAGYSPDPTTKSVAVPIYQTTSYAFDDTQHGADLFDLKVAGNIYTRIMNPTNDVLEQRIAALEGGVAGLAVASGMAAITYAIQTIAQAGDNIVSVAKLYGGTYNLFAHALPRLGIETRFAEHDDLAAFDALIDDKTRAIFCESISNPAGFIVDIAALAEVAHRHGIPLIVDNTVATPYLCRPFEHGADIVVHSLTKYIGGHGTSLGGMVIDSGKFPWTKYPNRFSLLIEPDVAYHGVSYTEHFGAAAFIARCRVAPLRGTGAALSPFNAFLILQGLETLALRMDRHTENALKVGNYLENHPQVEWVKYAGLPSNPEHGLAQKYMNGKPASIMSFGIKGGQEAGARFIDALKLIVRLVNIGDAKSLACHPASTTHRQLNDAELAQAGVSRDMIRLSIGIEHIDDILADLEQALAAAK; from the coding sequence ATGAAATTAGAAACATTATCGATTCACGCCGGTTACTCTCCTGACCCTACCACTAAGTCCGTTGCCGTGCCAATCTACCAAACCACCTCTTATGCTTTTGACGATACTCAGCATGGTGCTGACCTCTTTGATTTAAAAGTCGCGGGTAATATTTACACTCGTATCATGAACCCGACTAATGATGTTTTAGAGCAACGAATTGCTGCGCTTGAAGGCGGTGTCGCTGGCTTGGCCGTTGCTTCTGGTATGGCGGCAATTACTTATGCGATTCAAACTATCGCGCAAGCTGGAGACAACATTGTTTCTGTAGCTAAATTATACGGTGGAACCTATAACTTATTTGCCCATGCTCTGCCGCGTTTAGGAATTGAAACACGTTTTGCGGAGCATGACGATCTCGCCGCATTTGATGCGCTTATTGATGATAAGACGCGGGCTATTTTTTGTGAGTCAATTTCAAACCCAGCGGGCTTTATTGTTGATATTGCGGCGCTCGCTGAAGTTGCACACCGCCATGGTATTCCTTTGATTGTCGATAATACGGTGGCGACACCTTATTTATGCCGTCCATTTGAACATGGGGCAGATATCGTCGTTCATTCATTGACAAAATATATTGGTGGTCACGGTACATCACTTGGCGGAATGGTTATTGATTCAGGTAAGTTTCCATGGACAAAATACCCGAATCGCTTTTCGTTATTGATAGAGCCGGATGTGGCATACCATGGTGTCAGTTATACCGAACATTTTGGTGCAGCGGCCTTTATTGCTCGTTGCCGTGTTGCGCCATTGCGCGGAACGGGGGCTGCATTATCACCGTTTAACGCATTCTTGATTTTACAAGGTTTAGAAACCCTCGCGCTAAGAATGGATAGACATACCGAAAATGCGCTAAAAGTTGGGAACTACCTGGAAAATCATCCACAAGTAGAGTGGGTGAAATATGCAGGGCTACCGAGTAACCCTGAACATGGCTTAGCGCAAAAGTATATGAACGGCAAGCCAGCAAGTATTATGTCGTTTGGTATTAAAGGTGGCCAAGAAGCAGGGGCACGCTTTATTGATGCCTTGAAACTGATTGTGCGGTTGGTAAATATTGGTGATGCTAAATCACTAGCCTGCCACCCTGCATCAACGACACATCGTCAACTTAATGATGCAGAGTTAGCGCAGGCAGGAGTTTCTCGGGATATGATCCGCTTATCAATTGGCATAGAACATATTGATGATATTTTAGCAGACCTTGAACAGGCGTTAGCTGCTGCCAAATAG
- the arnT gene encoding lipid IV(A) 4-amino-4-deoxy-L-arabinosyltransferase: MIMANNRIAYLKWCLLFGFVLVTYFLPLNGRLLWQPDELRYAEISRELIISYNWSVPELLDIRYFEKPIFGYWVGAVFQMLFGENNISVRLGVVFSTLASGLFVYLSAKMAWKNSRLAFNAVFIYLSMLMVFTIGTYNILDPIVTAFITMVIFFFQWGLTTKYFSHKLLAFMMMGVACGLGVLTKGFLVLVLPVLVCSVAAIYFKQFKEVFVFSFVSLFTAFVVCLPWAFVIASREPDFWNYFFWVEHIQRFMANNAQNKSPFWFYIPILLAAVLPWLGYLFGALRHAWQQKGLHIYFLLWFIVPFVFFSITKGKLLTYILPCIAPIAVLMAAYIEKILTEKNTLTIRLNALINTLIGGVIAGGIIASAYYPKLNVYQADESGKLWLAAGAFIFWLLVALLSFKQRFWYLAAVCTVAISLTVGHVIPSRIASNNTPQEVIAKYHHQLADKSVLLTNNVGLGTTLAWVLKRSDITMLHQTGELGYGLKYPDAANRFYSLKQLPDLLKNYHYKDVAVVVESSQRELLDALPGNPIIIREGNLVLAFYEGQ, translated from the coding sequence ATGATTATGGCAAACAATAGAATTGCCTACCTTAAATGGTGCCTGTTATTTGGTTTTGTCCTAGTGACCTATTTTTTACCCTTAAATGGTAGGTTACTGTGGCAACCGGATGAACTGCGGTATGCAGAAATTAGTCGGGAATTGATTATAAGTTATAACTGGAGTGTTCCTGAACTTTTAGATATTCGTTATTTTGAGAAACCTATTTTTGGTTATTGGGTAGGGGCTGTTTTCCAAATGTTATTTGGTGAAAATAACATTTCTGTTCGTCTTGGTGTGGTATTTAGTACATTAGCTAGTGGGCTATTTGTTTATCTTAGCGCTAAAATGGCTTGGAAAAACTCACGTCTCGCTTTCAACGCGGTGTTTATTTATCTTTCAATGTTGATGGTCTTTACCATCGGTACCTACAATATTCTTGACCCGATTGTGACAGCATTTATCACTATGGTGATTTTCTTTTTCCAATGGGGTTTAACGACAAAATACTTCTCTCATAAATTACTCGCTTTTATGATGATGGGAGTAGCCTGTGGGTTAGGGGTATTAACAAAAGGTTTTCTCGTTTTAGTGCTGCCAGTACTTGTTTGCTCTGTTGCCGCTATTTACTTTAAGCAATTCAAAGAAGTATTTGTTTTCTCGTTTGTTTCGCTGTTCACTGCTTTTGTCGTGTGCTTACCTTGGGCCTTTGTTATTGCCAGCCGTGAGCCTGATTTCTGGAACTATTTCTTCTGGGTTGAGCATATTCAACGTTTTATGGCGAATAACGCGCAAAACAAATCCCCATTTTGGTTTTATATCCCTATCTTGCTCGCTGCGGTATTACCTTGGCTAGGGTACCTTTTTGGTGCGCTACGACACGCATGGCAGCAAAAAGGGTTACATATTTATTTTCTATTATGGTTTATCGTGCCATTTGTTTTTTTCAGTATTACTAAAGGAAAATTACTGACCTATATTTTGCCTTGTATTGCACCGATCGCGGTTCTTATGGCAGCCTACATTGAAAAAATACTGACTGAGAAAAACACACTCACTATTCGTTTGAATGCATTGATTAACACACTGATAGGTGGCGTTATTGCTGGTGGAATTATTGCTTCTGCTTATTACCCTAAACTGAATGTATATCAGGCCGATGAAAGTGGAAAGCTATGGTTAGCCGCTGGCGCATTTATTTTTTGGTTATTGGTTGCGTTGCTTTCTTTCAAACAACGGTTTTGGTATTTAGCCGCAGTGTGTACGGTGGCAATTAGCTTAACGGTAGGGCATGTGATCCCATCTCGTATTGCCAGTAATAATACACCACAAGAGGTGATTGCGAAGTATCATCACCAGTTAGCTGATAAATCTGTATTGTTAACCAATAATGTCGGGCTAGGCACCACATTGGCTTGGGTACTTAAACGCAGTGATATTACGATGCTTCACCAAACTGGGGAATTAGGCTACGGGCTAAAATACCCAGATGCCGCTAATCGGTTTTATAGCTTAAAGCAGTTACCTGATTTATTAAAAAATTATCATTATAAAGATGTGGCGGTGGTCGTAGAAAGTTCTCAGCGTGAATTGTTGGACGCATTACCCGGCAACCCAATTATTATTCGGGAAGGTAATCTTGTTTTAGCTTTTTATGAAGGCCAATAG
- a CDS encoding MexW/MexI family multidrug efflux RND transporter permease subunit, with protein sequence MKFTDIFVRRPVLALVVSALIVLIGLFALSKLPIRQYPQLESSTITITTQYPGASAKLMQGFVTQPIAQAVSSVEGVDYLSSSSVQGSSLVTVRMELNRDSTQALAQVMAKVNQVRYKLPKEAYDPVIELSSGESTAVAYIGFSSTNLSIPALTDYISRVIEPMYSSIDGVAKVQVFGGQQLAMRLWLDADKLAGRGLTAADVAQAVRQNNYQAAPGKVKGEFVISNVYVNTDLTNVDEFRDLVIRNDGNGLVRLKDVGTIELGAASTETSGLMNGEPAIYLGLFATPTGNPLVIVDGMNQLMPDITKTLPPGVKVEMAFETSRFIKASIDQVISTLVEALLIVIAVIYLCLGSIRSVIIPILAIPLSMLGAAALMMAFGFSINLLTLLAMVLAIGLVVDDAIVVVENVHRHIEEGKSPVLAALIGAREVAGPVIAMTITLAAVYAPIGLMSGLTGALFKEFALTLAGAVIVSGIVALTLSPVMSSFMLNSKQNEGRMARMAETFFSTLAHYYTIVLNFSLKNRWLTGVIAVGVFISLPLLYQSAPRELAPVEDQSSVLTAIKSPQHANLEYVERFSRKLHDVFMELTETESTWIINGTDGPSASFGGTNLTSWEQRDRAASEIQGDLQGRVGDVEGNSIFVFQLPALPGSTGGLPIQMVLRSPQDYSVLYKTMEEIKQQARESGLFMVVDSDLDYNNPVVEVRINRSKANSLGIRMQDIGESLTLLVGENYINRFGMDGRSYDVIPQSIRSQRLTPEALSRHYVKSEAGTMIPLSTVVDINTQVEPNKLTQFNQQNAAIFQAIPAPGVTLGQAVAYLDNIANELPAGFSHDWQSDSRQYKQEGNTLAFAFMAALIIIYLVLAAQYESLVDPLIILITVPLSICGALIPLALGYATLNIYTQIGLVTLIGLISKHGILMVEFANELQANEGLDRRHAILKAAQIRLRPILMTTAAMVIGLVPLLFATGAGANSRFGLGLVIVTGMLVGTLFTLFVLPTIYTLLARNHSATALTPRRYELAEANRLIKETEETSQ encoded by the coding sequence ATGAAATTTACTGATATTTTTGTTCGCCGACCTGTTCTGGCTCTCGTGGTCAGTGCGCTGATTGTATTAATTGGTTTATTTGCGCTGAGTAAACTGCCTATTCGCCAATATCCACAACTTGAAAGCTCGACGATCACCATTACTACGCAATACCCTGGCGCATCAGCTAAATTGATGCAAGGGTTTGTGACACAACCCATCGCACAAGCGGTTTCCTCTGTGGAAGGCGTCGATTATCTGTCTTCTTCTTCTGTGCAAGGAAGTAGCCTTGTCACCGTACGAATGGAACTTAACCGAGACTCCACTCAAGCCCTTGCACAAGTAATGGCGAAGGTGAACCAAGTTCGTTATAAATTACCGAAAGAAGCTTATGACCCTGTGATTGAACTTTCTTCTGGGGAATCCACTGCGGTTGCTTATATCGGTTTTTCCAGCACCAATTTATCCATTCCAGCCCTGACAGACTATATTTCTCGCGTCATTGAACCAATGTACTCCTCAATTGACGGTGTCGCTAAAGTTCAAGTCTTTGGAGGCCAACAATTAGCAATGCGTTTATGGCTGGATGCCGATAAATTAGCTGGCCGAGGGCTAACCGCTGCGGATGTTGCGCAAGCAGTTCGCCAAAACAACTACCAAGCGGCTCCCGGTAAAGTCAAAGGCGAGTTCGTGATTTCCAATGTCTATGTTAATACCGATCTCACTAATGTCGATGAGTTTCGTGATCTAGTGATCCGCAACGACGGCAATGGATTAGTACGTTTAAAAGATGTGGGAACCATTGAATTAGGAGCCGCTTCCACAGAAACCAGTGGTTTAATGAATGGTGAGCCTGCGATTTACCTTGGTTTATTTGCCACACCAACCGGTAACCCTCTAGTAATCGTTGACGGCATGAATCAATTAATGCCTGACATCACCAAAACTTTACCGCCCGGCGTTAAGGTGGAAATGGCATTTGAAACTTCGCGCTTTATTAAAGCGTCTATTGACCAAGTGATTAGCACACTAGTTGAAGCGCTACTGATTGTTATTGCGGTTATTTACCTGTGTTTAGGGTCAATTCGCAGCGTAATCATCCCAATTTTAGCTATTCCGCTATCTATGTTAGGTGCAGCCGCACTCATGATGGCATTTGGGTTTAGTATTAACTTACTGACGCTACTGGCCATGGTATTAGCAATTGGTCTCGTCGTCGATGATGCTATCGTTGTGGTCGAAAACGTCCATCGCCATATTGAAGAAGGGAAATCACCGGTTTTAGCGGCTTTAATTGGTGCTCGTGAAGTAGCAGGCCCAGTTATCGCGATGACGATCACCTTGGCGGCGGTATATGCTCCAATAGGGCTAATGTCAGGTTTAACGGGAGCTTTGTTTAAAGAATTCGCACTCACGTTGGCCGGGGCGGTGATTGTTTCGGGTATTGTGGCATTAACCCTTTCCCCTGTAATGAGCTCGTTTATGTTGAACTCAAAACAGAATGAAGGGCGTATGGCACGTATGGCAGAAACCTTCTTTTCTACCTTAGCCCATTACTATACCATTGTATTGAATTTCTCTTTGAAAAACCGTTGGTTAACAGGTGTTATTGCCGTTGGTGTATTCATTAGCTTACCACTGCTTTATCAATCAGCTCCTCGTGAATTAGCCCCTGTGGAAGACCAGTCTAGTGTATTAACGGCGATCAAATCTCCGCAACACGCTAACCTCGAGTATGTAGAACGTTTTTCGCGTAAATTACATGATGTTTTCATGGAGTTGACAGAAACAGAAAGTACTTGGATTATTAACGGAACCGATGGCCCCTCCGCCAGCTTTGGGGGAACTAACTTGACATCATGGGAGCAGCGTGACCGCGCCGCATCTGAGATCCAAGGTGACTTACAAGGGCGCGTCGGTGATGTCGAAGGGAACAGTATTTTCGTTTTCCAGTTACCCGCCTTGCCAGGTTCAACGGGTGGCTTGCCAATCCAAATGGTTCTCAGAAGTCCGCAAGATTATTCGGTACTCTATAAAACCATGGAAGAGATCAAGCAACAAGCACGTGAAAGCGGTCTGTTTATGGTGGTAGATAGTGACCTCGACTACAACAACCCAGTGGTAGAAGTCCGTATTAACCGTTCAAAAGCGAATAGCTTAGGCATTCGTATGCAAGATATCGGGGAATCACTGACCTTATTAGTGGGGGAAAACTATATTAACCGCTTTGGGATGGATGGCCGTTCTTATGATGTGATCCCTCAAAGTATTCGTAGCCAACGCTTAACACCGGAAGCCCTTTCACGCCATTATGTGAAATCGGAAGCGGGAACTATGATCCCACTGTCAACGGTGGTTGATATCAATACCCAAGTTGAACCGAATAAACTCACGCAATTTAATCAGCAAAATGCGGCAATTTTCCAAGCAATACCTGCTCCTGGTGTCACATTAGGCCAAGCTGTTGCTTATTTAGATAATATTGCCAATGAGCTACCAGCAGGTTTTAGCCATGACTGGCAATCCGATTCGCGCCAATATAAACAAGAAGGAAACACCCTCGCCTTTGCCTTTATGGCGGCGCTCATCATTATTTACTTAGTCTTAGCGGCACAATATGAAAGTTTAGTCGACCCATTGATTATCTTGATTACTGTTCCACTTTCAATTTGTGGTGCGTTAATTCCATTGGCACTTGGTTATGCAACATTAAATATTTACACCCAAATCGGCTTAGTCACATTGATTGGCTTAATCAGTAAACACGGAATATTGATGGTTGAGTTTGCCAATGAATTACAAGCCAATGAAGGGTTAGATAGACGACATGCCATTCTCAAAGCAGCACAAATTCGTTTACGCCCAATACTAATGACAACCGCAGCAATGGTGATTGGCTTAGTTCCTCTGCTATTCGCCACTGGAGCAGGAGCAAATAGCCGCTTTGGCTTAGGCTTAGTGATAGTCACTGGTATGTTAGTTGGCACATTATTTACCCTGTTTGTTTTACCAACCATTTATACCTTGCTAGCCCGTAATCACAGTGCAACCGCACTAACACCAAGGCGCTATGAGCTTGCCGAAGCGAATCGCCTAATCAAAGAAACTGAGGAGACGTCCCAATGA